From Glycine max cultivar Williams 82 chromosome 11, Glycine_max_v4.0, whole genome shotgun sequence, the proteins below share one genomic window:
- the LOC100783478 gene encoding uncharacterized protein — protein MFRSTSTRGGPSKYERLEKELADNGTSNEEFKRSTSLPSRAMGSTFRDINLQRNPTKNANSKPKEKKSHPLFSFFDLRRKKKTTARPEFARYLEYVKEGGMWDLNSNKPVMYYK, from the coding sequence ATGTTTAGATCCACTAGTACTCGAGGAGGGCCTTCCAAGTATGAGAGATTAGAAAAAGAACTTGCTGACAATGGAACTTCAAATGAGGAGTTTAAGAGGAGCACAAGTTTGCCTTCTCGGGCTATGGGTTCAACCTTTCGAGACATCAATCTACAGAGAAACCCCACAAAAAATGCCAATAGTAAACCTAAGGAGAAGAAGAGTCACCCACTCTTCAGCTTCTTTGATCTTCGccggaagaagaaaacaacagcTAGGCCTGAATTTGCGAGGTATCTTGAGTATGTGAAGGAAGGAGGCATGtgggatttgaattccaataaACCTGTCATGTATTACAAGTGA